The window TTCCTGTGCTCCTGCTGCGGCTGTTGCTGTTCGATGCTGAACCTTCACAAAGATCTTCCCCGGCCTCTGGATTTCTGGGAGACAGGATTTCAGGCCCAACTTGCGGCAAACGACTGCGTGGGCTGTGGCCAATGCGCGGACAAATGCCCTGTCCAGGCGCTTTATTTTCCTGAAACAGTCAACGAACAGCGGCAAAAGGCCAACCCTGTCATAGACCATGACCGCTGCATCGGGTGCGGCCAGTGTGTTGCGGCATGCAGGCCAGGAGCACTCTCTCTGGTCCCCAGGCCACACCAGGCACCGCCTCCGGCAGGCCGGGACGAACTGTACGCAGAACTGCTCGCTCATAAAAAAAAGCCGCTGGCCCGGACCCGGGTGATCGGAAAACTGACCAGAGCAATGATTGTAAAACGTGATATCCGCCTGCTGAAACAGTGAAACCCATTGGCAGCTTCTGAACCAAAGCCACAGATTAACTTGTTTTATACGAAAGACTGGGGAAGTCACTCAGATCTTTCAAACTTTTTTTGTGGGCTGAGCCCGGCAGCTGATATGTCAGGTCAGCCCATGGCTGTTAGTCCGACTTTATTGAAAGGATGGTCACGTGCGAACCATAGTCTTTTTCCAGCGAACTCTTGTTACCTTTCTATTTGTATGTATGATTTCATTCATGTCTTGCACCAGCCATCAAATTGAGAAGAAACAAATCAATGTCGTTTTTCGGTTAGATGATTATTCAGCTTGCAGCAATACGGACTTGGAGCTGAGAATCATTGATGCTTTCCGAATGAATGAAGCCTGCATAACTTTAGGAGTTATCCCCTATGTATGTGCCAACGATATTCATGATCCCTCGGGGCAGGAACTCATCCCTTTGACTTCAATGAAAGGGAATATTTTAAAAAGCGGCTTGAATGAGGGTGTAATAGATGTCGCATTACATGGTTACTCCCACCAGACAATCAGCACCGGACAATGGACAGAATTTTCAGGCCTGGATTACGACAATCAGGTAGAAAGATTAACCAAAGGCAAGCAACTCCTTGAAAGTTTGATTGATGCGCCTGTCACTACCTTTGTGCCGCCGTGGAACAGGTTCGACCTGAATACATTACGTGCCCTTGAAGAGCTTGGGTTTTCAACTCTTTCTGCGGGCAAAAAGATAAGAGGGGTAACAGAAGAGTGTAAGCTTAATATCCTGCCGTATACATGCAACCTTTCCGGGC is drawn from uncultured Desulfobacter sp. and contains these coding sequences:
- a CDS encoding DUF2334 domain-containing protein; this translates as MRTIVFFQRTLVTFLFVCMISFMSCTSHQIEKKQINVVFRLDDYSACSNTDLELRIIDAFRMNEACITLGVIPYVCANDIHDPSGQELIPLTSMKGNILKSGLNEGVIDVALHGYSHQTISTGQWTEFSGLDYDNQVERLTKGKQLLESLIDAPVTTFVPPWNRFDLNTLRALEELGFSTLSAGKKIRGVTEECKLNILPYTCNLSGLRDAIEASQTSSDTQPVIVVLFHEYDFQEIDGKRGRITYQKFYELMKWLKSQRDVRLLSISQATQVINDLMSAK